From Pieris rapae chromosome 3, ilPieRapa1.1, whole genome shotgun sequence, a single genomic window includes:
- the LOC110991530 gene encoding uncharacterized protein LOC110991530 has translation MRTFIVFALFAVVAVSARPDVTYTDKYDSVNLDEILNNERLLIPYIKCILEQGKCSPDGKELKAHIREALVSNCAKCTDTQKSGTRRVIGHLINKQAAYWEQLKAKYDPDHKFVLKYEKELRTVAAQSKMKTTCVCLFAIIALAVAEKYTDRYDNINLDEILANRRLLVPYMKCVLDEGKCSADGKELKVHLTEALHNDCQKCTENQKKGSGRVLSHLINKEAEFWQKLKAKYDPENNYAPKYEKDYKQ, from the exons ATGAGGACTTTCATTGTATTCGCCCTTTTCGCCGTTGTCGCTGTATCAGCTCGTCCCGACGTTACCTACACTGACAAGTACGACAGCGTGAACCTCGATGAAATCCTCAACAATGAGAGACTTCTGATTCCATACATCAAGTGCATCCTGGAGCAGGGCAAGTGCTCACCTGATGGAAAGGAATTGAAAG ctcATATCAGGGAGGCCTTAGTTAGTAACTGCGCTAAGTGTACCGACACACAGAAGTCTGGAACCAGGCGTGTGATTGGACATCTGATCAACAAGCAAGCCGCCTACTGGGAACAGCTGAAGGCCAAATACGACCCCGACCACAAGTTTGTACTCAAGTACGAAAAGGAATTACGCACAGTGGCTGctcaa AGTAAAATGAAGACCACGTGTGTTTGCCTCTTCGCGATTATCGCTTTGGCAGTAGCCGAAAAGTACACCGATCGATATGACAATATCAATTTGGATGAGATCTTGGCCAACAGGCGGCTTCTAGTGCCATACATGAAGTGTGTATTAGACGAAGGGAAGTGCTCAGCTGACGGAAAGGAGCTGAAAG tgCACCTGACTGAGGCGTTACACAACGACTGCCAGAAATGTACGGAAAATCAAAAGAAAGGTTCGGGACGGGTGTTATCACACCTTATCAACAAAGAAGCGGAGTTTTGGCAGAAGCTTAAAGCCAAATATGACCCAGAGAACAATTACGCGCCTAAATACGAGAAAGATTACAAGCAGTAA
- the LOC110991523 gene encoding allergen Tha p 1, with the protein MNALLICLLGVLAVTAGLPADHYTDRFDNININDILNNPRLLNAYINCVLDKGKCTSEGKELKSHIGDALATNCEKCTDKQRKGTRTVISHLINNKPQEWELLTAKYDPQRKYSAQYEKELKTIKA; encoded by the exons atgaatgctttattaatttgtctCTTGGGAGTACTGGCTGTAACCGCGGGATTACCGGCGGACCATTATACCGATCGCTTTGACAATATCAACATTAATGATATCCTGAATAACCCAAGGCTCCTCAATGCATACATCAATTGTGTGTTAGATAAGGGAAAGTGTACCAGCGAGGGAAAGGAGCttaaat CTCACATAGGCGATGCTCTAGCGACAAACTGTGAGAAGTGCACCGACAAGCAACGCAAGGGAACCAGAACCGTTATCAGCCACCTCATCAACAACAAGCCCCAAGAGTGGGAACTGTTAACAGCCAAATACGATCCCCAAAGAAAATACTCAGCGCAGTATGAAAAGGAATTGAAAACTATCAAGGCTTAg